A stretch of the Agromyces larvae genome encodes the following:
- the rpsH gene encoding 30S ribosomal protein S8 — MTMTDPVADMLTRLRNANSAHHDTVSMPHSKLKGHIAEILKNEGYIAGFEITDARVGKTLTLQLKFGPNRERSIAGIKRVSKPGLRVYAKSTELPKVLGGLGVAILSTSSGLLTDRQAEKKGVGGEVLAYVW, encoded by the coding sequence ATGACGATGACCGATCCGGTCGCTGACATGCTGACCCGTCTGCGCAACGCCAACTCCGCGCACCACGACACCGTGTCGATGCCGCACTCGAAGCTCAAGGGGCACATCGCCGAGATCCTGAAGAACGAGGGCTACATCGCCGGCTTCGAGATCACCGATGCGCGCGTCGGCAAGACGCTGACGCTGCAGCTCAAGTTCGGCCCGAACCGCGAGCGTTCGATCGCGGGCATCAAGCGCGTCTCGAAGCCCGGTCTCCGGGTGTACGCGAAGTCGACCGAGCTGCCCAAGGTGCTCGGTGGCCTCGGCGTCGCGATCCTGTCCACTTCCAGCGGTCTGCTCACCGACCGCCAGGCCGAGAAGAAGGGCGTGGGTGGGGAAGTCCTCGCCTACGTGTGGTAG
- the rplX gene encoding 50S ribosomal protein L24 has translation MANIKKGDLVQVISGKSQARGGDRGKQGKVIEVLVDQERVVVQGVNYVTKHVRVGQTQRGSKTGGIETHEAPIHVSNVALVDPETKKPTRVGFRTETVTKDGVEKTVRVRYAKKSGKDL, from the coding sequence ATGGCGAACATCAAGAAGGGCGACCTGGTCCAGGTCATCTCGGGCAAGAGCCAGGCCCGCGGCGGCGACCGCGGCAAGCAGGGCAAGGTCATCGAGGTGCTGGTCGACCAGGAGCGCGTCGTCGTGCAGGGCGTGAACTACGTCACCAAGCACGTGCGCGTCGGCCAGACGCAGCGCGGCTCGAAGACGGGCGGCATCGAGACCCACGAGGCCCCGATCCACGTCTCGAACGTCGCACTCGTCGACCCCGAGACCAAGAAGCCGACCCGCGTCGGCTTCCGCACCGAAACCGTGACGAAGGACGGGGTCGAGAAGACCGTCCGCGTTCGTTACGCCAAGAAGTCAGGTAAGGACCTCTGA
- the rplF gene encoding 50S ribosomal protein L6, which yields MSRIGRLPIDIPAGVDVKIDGSAVTVKGPKGELSLTVASPIEVKVEENQVIVTRPDDERASRSLHGLTRTLIANDIVGVTQGYSKALEIVGTGYRVAQKGSAVEFALGFSHPVTVEPPAGITLVVEGNNKLTVSGISKQAVGETAANIRKIKKPEPYKGKGIRYAGEVVRRKAGKAGK from the coding sequence ATGTCACGAATCGGACGACTCCCCATCGACATCCCCGCCGGTGTCGACGTCAAGATCGACGGCTCGGCCGTCACCGTGAAGGGCCCGAAGGGCGAGCTCTCGCTCACCGTCGCGAGCCCGATCGAGGTCAAGGTCGAGGAGAACCAGGTCATCGTCACCCGCCCGGATGACGAGCGCGCCTCGCGTTCGCTGCACGGCCTGACCCGCACGCTCATCGCGAACGACATCGTCGGCGTCACGCAGGGCTACTCCAAGGCGCTCGAGATCGTCGGCACGGGCTACCGTGTCGCCCAGAAGGGCAGCGCGGTCGAGTTCGCGCTCGGCTTCTCGCACCCCGTCACCGTCGAGCCGCCGGCCGGCATCACGCTGGTCGTCGAGGGCAACAACAAGCTCACGGTCTCGGGTATCTCGAAGCAGGCCGTCGGCGAGACCGCTGCGAACATCCGCAAGATCAAGAAGCCCGAGCCCTACAAGGGCAAGGGCATCCGCTACGCCGGCGAGGTCGTGCGTCGCAAGGCCGGAAAGGCTGGTAAGTAA
- the rplE gene encoding 50S ribosomal protein L5: protein MTDTAVEAGKIQPRLKQKYRGEIVANLTEQFDYSNVHQVPGLVKIVVNMGVGEAARDGKVIDGAIADLTQITGQKPQVTKARKSIAQFKLREGQPIGAHVTLRGDRMWEFLDRLLSLALPRIRDFRGLSDRQFDGNGNYTFGLTEQSVFHEINQDKIDRVRGMDITVVTTAKNDDEGRALLKALGFPFKSSESAN, encoded by the coding sequence ATGACCGACACTGCCGTGGAGGCTGGCAAAATCCAGCCCCGCCTGAAGCAGAAGTACCGCGGCGAGATCGTCGCGAACCTCACCGAGCAGTTCGACTACTCGAACGTGCACCAGGTGCCGGGTCTCGTGAAGATCGTCGTGAACATGGGCGTCGGCGAGGCCGCGCGCGATGGCAAGGTCATCGACGGCGCGATCGCCGACCTCACCCAGATCACCGGCCAGAAGCCGCAGGTCACCAAGGCCCGCAAGTCGATCGCGCAGTTCAAGCTGCGCGAGGGGCAGCCCATCGGCGCCCACGTGACGCTGCGCGGCGACCGCATGTGGGAGTTCCTCGACCGCCTGCTGTCGCTCGCGCTCCCGCGCATCCGCGACTTCCGCGGCCTCAGCGACCGTCAGTTCGACGGCAACGGCAACTACACCTTCGGTCTCACGGAGCAGAGCGTGTTCCACGAGATCAACCAGGACAAGATCGACCGCGTCCGCGGCATGGACATCACCGTGGTGACCACCGCGAAGAACGACGACGAGGGGCGCGCGCTGCTGAAGGCGCTCGGCTTCCCGTTCAAGTCGAGCGAGTCCGCCAACTGA